One genomic region from Jilunia laotingensis encodes:
- the sucD gene encoding succinate--CoA ligase subunit alpha: MSILIDKQTRLIVQGITGRDGLFHAKRMQEYGTNVVGGTSPGKGGTDVNGVPVFNTMYEAVDKTDANTSVIFVPAKVAADAIMEAADAGIKLIICITEGIPTLDVIKAYRFATAKGARLVGPNCPGVISPGKCLAGILPGQIFSEGCVGVISRSGTLTYEIVHHLTLNGMGQSTAVGMGGDPVTGLSFCDLLQMFQEDTQTKAIVMIGEIGGNAEELAAEYIKQHMTKPVVAFIAGQSAPPGKQMGHAGAIISGSSGSAADKIALLEAAGIKVAGEPSEVPLLLARFKI, encoded by the coding sequence ATGAGTATATTGATAGATAAACAAACACGCCTGATTGTACAAGGAATTACGGGCAGAGACGGTCTTTTTCATGCAAAAAGAATGCAGGAATACGGAACGAACGTAGTGGGAGGAACCTCACCGGGAAAAGGAGGAACAGATGTTAATGGCGTGCCCGTATTCAATACTATGTATGAAGCGGTGGATAAAACCGATGCGAATACTTCTGTTATCTTTGTACCTGCAAAGGTGGCTGCCGATGCGATTATGGAAGCTGCCGATGCGGGAATCAAACTAATCATTTGTATCACGGAGGGGATACCTACACTTGATGTAATAAAAGCATACCGTTTTGCCACTGCCAAAGGTGCCAGATTGGTTGGTCCCAATTGCCCGGGAGTCATCTCTCCTGGTAAATGTTTGGCAGGGATACTTCCCGGACAGATATTCAGTGAAGGATGTGTCGGAGTGATCAGCCGTAGCGGTACTCTGACGTATGAGATAGTTCACCACCTTACGCTGAACGGTATGGGACAATCTACTGCCGTTGGCATGGGAGGCGATCCTGTGACCGGATTATCTTTTTGCGACTTACTCCAAATGTTCCAGGAAGATACGCAGACTAAAGCCATCGTAATGATTGGCGAAATCGGAGGAAATGCCGAAGAATTGGCTGCCGAATATATAAAACAGCATATGACTAAACCTGTTGTTGCTTTCATTGCCGGACAATCGGCACCTCCCGGAAAACAAATGGGGCATGCAGGAGCAATTATTTCCGGAAGCAGCGGCTCGGCTGCAGATAAAATAGCCTTGCTGGAAGCTGCGGGCATAAAGGTAGCAGGAGAACCTTCGGAAGTACCTTTATTATTAGCTAGATTTAAAATATAA
- a CDS encoding phosphatase PAP2 family protein: protein METRRLFFWLFISAIMIVLLRLGVLESASQYFYNLRNIHLPSFDYRYDDFLPYFPLAVLFILKLSGVKSRSNWKKMFVSLLFSFALMGLVVCTIKSVAGVLRPDSSDFLSFPSGHTATVFTSACILYKEYKHLSKWISVVAFFPAVVTGASRILNNRHWLSDVSAGAIIGIMSVETAYYFTDRLFRRKNR, encoded by the coding sequence ATGGAGACTCGCAGACTATTTTTTTGGCTTTTTATCAGTGCCATAATGATCGTTTTACTGAGATTAGGCGTTTTAGAAAGCGCCAGTCAATATTTCTATAATCTGCGTAATATACATTTGCCATCCTTTGATTATCGTTATGATGATTTTCTGCCGTATTTTCCATTGGCAGTATTATTTATTTTGAAGCTATCCGGTGTGAAAAGTCGCAGTAATTGGAAAAAAATGTTTGTTTCACTCCTCTTTTCATTTGCACTTATGGGATTGGTAGTCTGTACTATAAAATCAGTAGCAGGAGTATTACGTCCGGACAGTTCTGACTTCTTATCTTTCCCTTCGGGGCATACCGCTACCGTATTCACATCTGCGTGTATACTTTACAAAGAATATAAACACCTTTCTAAATGGATAAGCGTGGTTGCTTTCTTTCCGGCTGTTGTCACCGGTGCATCGAGGATATTAAACAACCGGCATTGGCTGAGTGATGTAAGTGCGGGTGCTATCATTGGCATTATGTCAGTAGAAACAGCTTATTATTTTACGGACAGGCTATTTAGGAGAAAAAACAGATAG
- a CDS encoding glutamine synthetase family protein, whose translation MNQELAMNPNRLVAFLQKPASEFTKADIITYIQKNDVQMVNFMYPAADGRLKTLNFVINNAAYLDAILTCGERVDGSSLFPFIQAGSSDLYVIPRFRTAFVDPFAELPTVSMLCSFFNKDGEPLESSPEYTLRKACKAFREVTGMEFQAMGELEYYVISEDDGMFPATDQKGYHESGPYAKFNDFRTECMSYIAQTGGQIKYGHSEVGNFTLDGKIYEQNEIEFLPVPAEQAADQLMIAKWVIRNLAYSYGYNITFAPKITAGKAGSGLHIHMRIMKDGKNQMLTNGILSETARKAIAGMMELAPSITAFGNTNPTSYFRLVPHQEAPTNVCWGDRNRSVLVRVPLGWSAKTDMCVLANPLESESHYDTTQKQTVEMRSPDGSADLYQLLAGLAVACRHGFEMENALEVAEKTYVNVNIHQKENADKLKALAQLPDSCAASADCLEKQRAFFEGHNVFSPAMIDGIIKKLRSYNDATLRRDIEDKPAEMIELVEEYFHCG comes from the coding sequence ATGAACCAAGAATTAGCAATGAACCCCAATCGTTTGGTGGCTTTTCTTCAAAAACCGGCTTCCGAATTTACGAAAGCAGACATCATTACTTATATTCAGAAGAATGACGTTCAGATGGTCAATTTCATGTATCCCGCTGCTGACGGACGACTGAAAACACTGAATTTTGTAATCAATAATGCAGCTTATTTGGATGCTATCTTAACTTGTGGTGAACGTGTGGACGGTTCCAGTCTGTTCCCGTTTATTCAAGCAGGCAGCAGTGACTTGTATGTCATCCCACGTTTCCGTACCGCTTTTGTCGATCCTTTCGCTGAACTGCCTACGGTATCGATGCTTTGTTCCTTCTTCAATAAGGATGGCGAGCCTTTGGAAAGTTCTCCCGAATATACCTTACGCAAAGCGTGCAAAGCTTTCCGTGAAGTGACGGGCATGGAATTTCAGGCAATGGGAGAGTTGGAATATTACGTGATCTCCGAAGATGATGGAATGTTCCCTGCAACAGACCAGAAAGGATATCATGAATCGGGACCGTATGCCAAATTCAATGACTTCCGCACGGAATGCATGTCGTACATAGCACAAACCGGTGGTCAAATTAAATATGGTCATTCCGAAGTAGGTAACTTCACATTGGATGGTAAGATCTATGAACAAAATGAAATAGAATTCCTTCCTGTGCCTGCAGAGCAGGCAGCCGATCAGTTGATGATTGCCAAATGGGTCATTCGTAATCTTGCATACAGTTATGGCTATAACATTACTTTCGCACCGAAGATAACTGCCGGAAAAGCAGGTTCAGGCCTGCATATCCACATGCGTATCATGAAAGATGGTAAAAATCAGATGTTGACTAATGGTATTTTGTCCGAAACAGCACGTAAGGCCATTGCCGGCATGATGGAGCTTGCACCGTCTATCACTGCATTTGGAAATACGAACCCGACCTCTTATTTCCGGTTGGTACCGCATCAGGAAGCACCGACCAACGTATGTTGGGGCGACCGCAACCGTTCAGTCCTGGTACGTGTCCCATTGGGATGGTCTGCCAAGACAGATATGTGTGTGTTGGCAAATCCGCTAGAATCGGAAAGCCATTACGACACGACACAAAAGCAGACAGTAGAGATGCGCTCACCGGATGGTTCGGCAGATCTTTATCAACTGCTTGCCGGTCTTGCAGTTGCCTGCCGTCATGGTTTTGAGATGGAAAATGCTCTTGAAGTGGCTGAGAAGACCTATGTCAATGTAAATATCCATCAGAAAGAAAATGCCGATAAGCTGAAAGCATTGGCACAATTGCCGGACAGCTGCGCTGCATCAGCCGACTGCCTTGAAAAACAGCGGGCCTTCTTCGAAGGCCATAACGTGTTCAGCCCGGCAATGATTGATGGTATTATCAAGAAACTACGTTCATACAATGATGCTACTTTACGTCGCGACATTGAAGATAAACCGGCAGAAATGATAGAATTAGTGGAAGAATACTTCCATTGCGGATAA
- a CDS encoding MFS transporter, translating to MAKNPQRPVSSIAFPILVALSISHCLNDLLQSVITATYPLFKTDLALSFAQIGLITLVYQMSASVFQPVFGLFFDKHPIAWTLPAGMLFTMTGLLNLAFAGNLYWVLFSVFLIGIGSSVLHPEASRITSLASGGRRGLAQSLFQVGGNLGGSLGPLLVAILVAPYGRGHIAVFAILVLTAIIVMVPVCKWYKRYLERIKREPEKMETHLAMPLPMGKTILAISILLILIFSKYIYMASLNSYYTFYLIHKFGVSVQQSQLFLFIFLIATAIGTLVGGPLGDRIGRKYIIWISILGTAPFSLWMPHVGLAGTVMLSFCVGLMLSSAFPAILLYAQELLPNKLGLISGLFFGFAFGVAGIASAVLGNMADKFGIESVYNTCAFMPLLGFVTCFLPNLKKRIALK from the coding sequence ATGGCAAAGAATCCACAACGTCCCGTAAGCTCCATAGCTTTCCCTATTTTAGTTGCATTGAGTATCTCACACTGCCTGAACGATCTATTGCAATCTGTAATCACGGCAACCTATCCTTTGTTCAAAACAGATTTAGCATTGAGTTTTGCACAAATAGGATTGATCACATTAGTTTATCAGATGTCCGCATCTGTTTTCCAACCTGTATTCGGGTTGTTTTTTGATAAGCACCCCATTGCTTGGACACTTCCGGCAGGCATGTTATTCACAATGACTGGATTATTGAATCTTGCTTTTGCAGGAAATCTTTATTGGGTTCTTTTCTCGGTATTTCTGATAGGTATCGGTTCTTCCGTTTTGCACCCCGAGGCATCACGCATCACATCCTTGGCTTCTGGTGGTCGTAGAGGTTTGGCACAATCATTGTTTCAGGTGGGTGGAAATCTGGGCGGTTCGTTGGGTCCCTTGTTGGTCGCCATTTTGGTCGCTCCTTATGGTAGAGGTCATATCGCAGTGTTTGCCATACTTGTTTTAACGGCTATTATCGTGATGGTTCCTGTTTGCAAATGGTACAAACGTTATCTGGAAAGGATCAAGCGTGAACCGGAAAAGATGGAAACTCATCTTGCGATGCCGTTGCCAATGGGTAAAACGATTCTAGCCATCAGTATTTTGCTCATCCTAATTTTCTCCAAATACATCTATATGGCAAGTCTGAACAGCTATTATACTTTCTATCTTATTCATAAATTCGGGGTGAGCGTGCAACAATCACAACTCTTTCTTTTTATATTTCTGATTGCTACAGCTATCGGCACGTTAGTGGGTGGTCCCCTCGGTGATCGTATCGGAAGAAAATATATCATTTGGATTTCCATTTTGGGTACTGCACCCTTCAGCTTATGGATGCCACATGTCGGTCTGGCCGGGACAGTGATGCTCAGCTTCTGTGTAGGATTGATGTTGTCATCCGCTTTTCCCGCTATTCTGCTCTACGCCCAGGAGTTGCTTCCTAATAAACTTGGATTGATTTCCGGGCTGTTTTTTGGTTTCGCTTTCGGAGTAGCGGGTATTGCATCTGCCGTATTAGGTAATATGGCCGATAAATTCGGTATTGAATCCGTATATAACACATGTGCCTTCATGCCCCTTCTCGGATTTGTAACTTGTTTCTTACCTAATCTGAAAAAAAGAATTGCATTAAAATAA
- a CDS encoding SanA/YdcF family protein — MKKPGKLHKWQRRIKWAVPTGFILIAAIIVAANYVVEYNTEEFVYKDLTAIPYNKAGLLLGTSKTLKSGLPNQYFLNRIGAAIALFESGKIDVIVISGDNSTEGYNEPEDMKTELLKRGIPENKIHLDYAGFRTLDSVIRMGQIFGQTRFTVISQDFHNRRAIYIAHAKGFEAVGYNAKDVDAYSGFKTQVREKLARVKVFLDLFTNKDPKFLREKVVIE, encoded by the coding sequence ATGAAAAAACCAGGCAAATTACATAAGTGGCAAAGGAGAATCAAATGGGCTGTTCCGACAGGGTTCATTCTTATAGCAGCCATTATCGTGGCAGCTAATTATGTGGTAGAATATAATACGGAAGAATTTGTTTATAAAGATCTTACTGCCATACCTTATAATAAAGCAGGATTGTTGTTAGGTACATCTAAAACATTGAAATCAGGTCTTCCTAATCAGTATTTCCTGAACCGGATAGGAGCAGCTATTGCCCTGTTCGAATCAGGAAAAATTGATGTGATAGTGATTAGTGGAGATAATAGCACTGAAGGATATAATGAACCTGAGGATATGAAAACGGAGCTTCTCAAGCGAGGAATTCCGGAAAACAAAATACATTTGGATTATGCCGGATTTAGGACATTAGATTCGGTTATCCGCATGGGGCAAATTTTCGGTCAGACTCGTTTCACTGTCATCTCCCAGGATTTTCATAACCGGCGTGCCATTTATATCGCACATGCCAAAGGATTCGAAGCAGTGGGATATAATGCCAAAGATGTCGATGCCTATAGTGGCTTCAAAACACAGGTCAGAGAAAAACTGGCAAGGGTCAAAGTCTTTTTAGACTTGTTTACTAACAAAGATCCTAAATTTCTGCGGGAAAAGGTAGTAATCGAATAG
- a CDS encoding flavodoxin family protein, whose amino-acid sequence MSKKVLMLSSSPRQGGNSDVLCDEFMKGALEVGNEVEKIFLKDKQINYCTGCSVCSMYGKPCPQKDDAAEVVEKMIAADVIVMATPVYFYTMCAQMKTLIDRCCARYLEIKDKEFYFIVAAAESEIRMMERTIDGFRGFLDCLEGPVEKGVIYGVGAWKVGEIKDKSAMQEAYRMGKDV is encoded by the coding sequence ATGAGTAAGAAAGTATTGATGCTTTCATCCAGTCCTCGTCAGGGAGGAAATTCGGATGTTTTGTGCGATGAATTCATGAAAGGTGCATTGGAAGTAGGAAATGAGGTTGAAAAGATTTTCCTGAAAGACAAACAAATTAATTATTGTACCGGATGTAGCGTTTGCAGCATGTATGGCAAGCCATGCCCTCAGAAAGATGATGCGGCAGAAGTGGTTGAGAAAATGATTGCTGCCGATGTGATCGTAATGGCAACTCCCGTTTATTTTTACACCATGTGCGCTCAGATGAAAACCTTAATCGATCGTTGTTGTGCGCGCTATCTTGAGATAAAAGATAAAGAGTTTTATTTCATCGTGGCAGCGGCAGAATCAGAAATCCGAATGATGGAACGCACGATCGACGGCTTCCGTGGATTTCTTGATTGCCTGGAGGGGCCGGTAGAGAAAGGTGTTATATATGGAGTCGGAGCATGGAAAGTAGGGGAGATAAAAGATAAATCTGCCATGCAAGAAGCCTATCGGATGGGTAAGGATGTCTAA
- a CDS encoding IMP dehydrogenase produces MAIYVEEVSRTFGEYLLIPGLTTKQCVPSNVSLRTPLVKYKVGTSPAIELNIPFVSAIMQSVSGSELAIELARNGGLSFIFGSQPIASQAEMVRKVKKFKAGFVTSDSNLTPEHTLEDVLQLIEQTGHSTIGITDDGTPNGKLLGLVTSRDYRISRDSRDKKVKDFMTPFDKLIVGEVGLTLSDANQIIWDHKLNTLPVIDKNQHLAYFVFRKDYDSHKENPNEVSSPDKKLLVGAGINTRDYEERVPALVEAGADVLCIDSSDGYSEWQYETLKWIKEKYGDKVLVGAGNVVDKDGFFYLAEAGADFIKVGIGGGSICITREQKGIGRGQATALQDVAKARDEYQARTGIYIPICSDGGLVHDYHMVLALAMGADFLMMGRYFARFDESPTKKLCIKNNYVKEYWGEGSNRAQNWQRYDMGGTASLKFEEGVDSYVPYAGKMKDNLAVTLGKMRATMCSCGAITIPELQKNAKITMVSSTSIVEGGAHDVILKDKA; encoded by the coding sequence ATGGCAATTTACGTAGAAGAAGTTTCCAGAACATTTGGTGAATATTTGCTTATTCCCGGTCTTACCACTAAACAGTGTGTCCCCTCCAACGTCTCTTTGCGGACACCATTAGTCAAGTATAAAGTGGGTACATCCCCAGCAATCGAATTAAACATCCCTTTCGTTTCAGCGATCATGCAATCCGTCTCAGGTTCGGAACTGGCTATTGAATTGGCACGCAACGGAGGACTCTCTTTTATCTTTGGCTCGCAACCCATTGCCAGTCAAGCGGAGATGGTACGGAAAGTAAAGAAATTCAAAGCCGGCTTTGTGACCAGTGATTCCAATTTGACTCCGGAACACACATTGGAAGACGTATTGCAATTGATTGAGCAAACCGGGCATTCCACAATCGGCATCACAGATGACGGTACACCGAACGGTAAATTGCTCGGACTGGTTACCAGTCGCGATTACCGTATTTCAAGAGATTCACGCGATAAGAAAGTCAAAGACTTCATGACACCTTTCGACAAGCTGATTGTCGGTGAAGTCGGGCTTACACTGAGTGATGCAAACCAGATCATTTGGGATCACAAGTTGAACACTCTTCCTGTGATCGATAAGAACCAGCATCTGGCATACTTCGTTTTCCGAAAAGATTATGACAGCCATAAAGAGAACCCAAACGAAGTTTCGAGCCCTGATAAAAAACTATTGGTCGGTGCAGGAATCAATACCCGTGATTACGAAGAGCGTGTTCCCGCATTGGTGGAAGCAGGTGCAGACGTTCTCTGTATCGACTCTTCGGACGGCTATTCGGAATGGCAGTATGAAACGCTGAAATGGATAAAGGAGAAATATGGAGATAAGGTATTGGTAGGTGCTGGTAATGTGGTGGACAAAGACGGATTCTTCTATCTGGCCGAAGCCGGAGCTGACTTTATAAAAGTAGGTATCGGTGGAGGTTCTATCTGCATTACCCGTGAACAGAAAGGAATTGGCCGTGGGCAAGCTACTGCATTGCAGGATGTTGCAAAAGCTCGTGATGAATACCAGGCACGTACAGGTATCTACATTCCGATCTGTAGCGATGGTGGTCTGGTACATGATTACCATATGGTGCTGGCTCTCGCTATGGGGGCAGACTTCCTGATGATGGGACGTTATTTTGCCCGTTTCGATGAATCTCCTACTAAAAAGCTTTGTATCAAAAATAATTATGTGAAAGAGTATTGGGGCGAAGGTTCCAATCGCGCACAGAATTGGCAACGTTATGATATGGGCGGAACAGCTTCCTTGAAATTCGAAGAAGGCGTGGACAGCTATGTTCCTTATGCTGGTAAGATGAAAGACAATTTGGCTGTGACATTAGGCAAAATGCGTGCAACCATGTGTAGTTGTGGAGCAATAACCATCCCTGAGTTACAGAAAAATGCAAAGATCACGATGGTTTCATCAACCAGTATTGTAGAAGGTGGGGCGCATGACGTGATATTGAAAGATAAAGCATAA
- a CDS encoding DJ-1/PfpI family protein: MKKEVLFLLLNEYADWEGAFLASSLNTGVMPGSEVKYVVKTIAPTLDEVSSLGGFHTAPDYSFLTIPDTYAALILIGGMQWNSKEAEQVVPLVEDAIKRGRIVGAICNAASFLAAHGFLNEVKHTGNTLPQLKLWGGERYTNHAGYQEIQAVSDGRIVTANGMAYLEFTRELLLLLEADAVEKIDGYYDFAKNGFVR; the protein is encoded by the coding sequence ATGAAAAAAGAAGTATTGTTTCTCTTGCTGAATGAATACGCAGACTGGGAAGGTGCATTTCTGGCATCTTCGTTAAATACAGGGGTGATGCCGGGGAGTGAAGTGAAATATGTAGTTAAAACAATCGCTCCGACACTTGACGAAGTGTCTTCTTTGGGTGGATTCCACACGGCACCTGATTATAGTTTCCTAACTATACCGGACACTTATGCAGCGTTGATTCTGATTGGAGGGATGCAATGGAATTCAAAGGAAGCGGAACAAGTAGTACCTTTGGTTGAAGATGCAATAAAGCGGGGCAGAATAGTGGGAGCCATATGTAATGCTGCTTCTTTTTTGGCAGCTCATGGTTTTTTAAATGAAGTAAAGCATACGGGTAATACCCTTCCACAATTAAAATTATGGGGCGGTGAACGGTATACCAATCATGCAGGTTATCAAGAAATACAAGCTGTAAGCGATGGAAGAATCGTAACCGCAAATGGTATGGCATATCTGGAATTCACCCGTGAACTGCTATTGCTTTTAGAGGCTGATGCGGTAGAAAAAATTGATGGATATTATGATTTTGCGAAGAATGGTTTCGTGAGATAA
- a CDS encoding zinc ribbon domain-containing protein has protein sequence METKYCQSCGMPLQKQEELGTNRNGSKNEEYCCYCYKDGAFTMDCTMDQMIEHCAQFVDEFNKDSGVTYTREKAIAEMKAYFPTLKRWAGK, from the coding sequence ATGGAAACAAAGTATTGCCAAAGCTGTGGTATGCCATTGCAAAAACAAGAAGAACTGGGGACAAACCGTAATGGAAGCAAAAATGAAGAGTATTGCTGCTATTGCTATAAAGATGGTGCATTTACTATGGATTGTACCATGGATCAGATGATTGAACATTGCGCGCAATTCGTTGATGAGTTTAATAAAGATTCCGGTGTAACTTATACAAGAGAGAAAGCAATTGCCGAAATGAAAGCATACTTTCCCACATTAAAACGTTGGGCGGGGAAATAA
- a CDS encoding MFS transporter: MKSINKYSCSTIVNGREKVAKDSKAFRRIRNCIFISGLSVFAQLYLFQPMLSELCTSFHITPVMSSLAVSVSTVGMAVGLFIFAFKADCISREKLMGFTLVVSSLLTIASAFVWSFPMLLIINFLKGMVLSGVSAVALAYLSEEVSASVIGLAISLYLSGNTIGGMMGRVTGTLISGWSDWRYAAFVIGVISLLLGIIFVRKIPSSTNFSPSRVHIKDKLSQMSSFLGKFMFLGMYMIAALVMGAFVSIYNYLSFILESPQFGLPHYIVAMIFMMYTVGVAGSIVTGKLSDKYDPVILLRGAIILMLVGLLLLLIMQLWTIILGLGVITFAFFSTHTMASRIVAGNAQYAKSSATCLYWLFYYVGSSIMGSLTGIVLSTYGWNPFVWVIVLFVAFAFIISVVSTEKIAEKKPHFNRIGKLRMVSIINLIHHHPNSKFK, encoded by the coding sequence ATGAAATCAATAAATAAATATAGTTGCTCAACAATTGTAAATGGGAGAGAAAAAGTAGCCAAGGATTCCAAAGCTTTCCGAAGAATAAGGAATTGCATATTTATATCAGGGCTTTCCGTCTTTGCACAATTATATTTATTCCAACCGATGCTTTCGGAACTTTGTACTTCATTTCATATAACCCCGGTGATGAGTAGCCTGGCAGTTTCAGTATCGACAGTTGGTATGGCTGTAGGATTATTCATTTTCGCCTTTAAAGCAGATTGCATTTCACGTGAAAAGTTGATGGGATTTACCCTTGTCGTTTCATCCTTATTGACCATTGCATCTGCTTTTGTTTGGAGCTTCCCAATGCTCTTAATAATAAATTTTCTGAAGGGAATGGTTCTTTCGGGAGTGTCTGCGGTTGCATTGGCTTACTTATCCGAAGAAGTCAGCGCTTCTGTCATTGGTTTGGCTATCAGCTTGTATCTAAGTGGAAATACAATAGGAGGGATGATGGGGCGTGTGACAGGCACGCTTATTTCCGGTTGGAGTGATTGGCGTTATGCTGCCTTTGTAATAGGAGTGATCAGTTTACTACTTGGCATCATTTTTGTTCGAAAGATTCCTTCTTCAACAAATTTCTCTCCAAGTCGGGTACACATCAAGGACAAACTAAGCCAAATGTCGAGCTTTCTTGGAAAGTTTATGTTTTTGGGAATGTACATGATTGCAGCATTGGTTATGGGAGCTTTTGTAAGCATATACAATTATCTGTCCTTCATTTTGGAATCTCCACAGTTCGGCCTGCCTCATTATATTGTAGCTATGATTTTTATGATGTATACGGTAGGGGTGGCCGGTTCCATCGTTACGGGTAAACTTTCAGATAAATATGATCCGGTTATTCTATTGAGGGGAGCAATTATACTTATGCTCGTAGGCTTATTGTTATTGCTGATCATGCAACTCTGGACAATTATATTAGGACTCGGTGTCATTACATTTGCTTTTTTCAGTACACATACGATGGCAAGCAGAATTGTAGCCGGTAATGCACAATATGCAAAAAGTAGTGCCACGTGTCTCTATTGGTTGTTTTATTATGTCGGATCCAGTATCATGGGATCATTGACCGGTATTGTACTCTCCACATATGGATGGAATCCATTTGTATGGGTTATTGTATTGTTCGTAGCATTTGCATTTATAATATCTGTAGTTTCAACAGAAAAGATAGCAGAAAAGAAACCCCATTTCAACAGAATAGGAAAACTTCGGATGGTTTCCATTATAAACCTGATACATCATCATCCGAATTCAAAATTTAAATAG
- a CDS encoding toxin-antitoxin system YwqK family antitoxin: MKIWVITTVLIACMCNAPTVMAQKKYKIEEITVVNVGDGRLLFRDAKKEKSLNGEHRIIDGYHSAYLLAGFKDGFYDGTYQEYEYNKLRTEGTYKEGRKNGTFKEYSSYDGKLQTETNYADGKLDGMKKTYYSDGTVETEKEYKAGKEDGIDRRYDHDGKLVKDCNYKDGLPEGKQMRHITGTYDYIENSCYINGLAEGEYIQTYMDGAPRLKGYYKAGKKVARWIKFDELGDTLKIESYDNDELNGLSVTFGTKGQRLKEYNYRNDKKHGICKDLDYETGAVKREGEYENGKLNGKEKVLVVSNQFDFIETTTYLKGHRHGPYEAIYVKNGQLREKGEYKNDYKIGRWSRYDINGKLEKEWDE, encoded by the coding sequence ATGAAAATCTGGGTAATTACAACGGTTCTTATTGCTTGCATGTGTAATGCGCCAACTGTCATGGCACAGAAAAAGTACAAAATAGAAGAAATAACTGTTGTGAATGTGGGCGATGGGCGGTTGCTTTTCCGCGATGCTAAAAAAGAAAAATCGCTAAATGGTGAACATCGTATCATCGATGGATATCATTCAGCCTACCTTCTTGCCGGTTTTAAAGACGGATTTTATGACGGTACGTATCAAGAGTACGAATACAATAAACTTCGTACTGAAGGGACATATAAAGAAGGACGTAAAAATGGTACTTTCAAGGAATATTCATCCTACGACGGTAAACTTCAGACAGAGACAAACTACGCCGATGGGAAGTTGGATGGTATGAAAAAGACATATTATTCCGATGGAACAGTAGAAACAGAAAAAGAATATAAAGCAGGAAAAGAAGATGGCATCGACCGTCGTTACGATCATGACGGCAAATTGGTGAAAGATTGCAATTATAAAGATGGACTACCCGAGGGTAAACAAATGCGTCACATAACAGGTACTTATGATTATATAGAGAATTCTTGTTATATAAACGGACTTGCTGAAGGAGAATATATTCAGACCTACATGGATGGCGCTCCACGTTTGAAGGGATATTACAAAGCCGGCAAAAAGGTAGCCCGTTGGATAAAATTCGATGAATTGGGAGATACGTTGAAAATAGAAAGCTATGATAATGATGAGTTGAATGGACTATCAGTAACATTCGGAACCAAAGGTCAGCGTCTGAAAGAATATAATTACCGTAATGATAAGAAACACGGTATTTGTAAAGATTTGGATTATGAAACCGGTGCAGTCAAGCGGGAAGGCGAATATGAAAATGGTAAGTTAAACGGGAAAGAAAAAGTATTAGTGGTCAGTAATCAATTTGACTTTATAGAAACCACAACTTATCTGAAAGGACACCGGCATGGACCATATGAAGCCATATATGTGAAAAATGGACAACTACGTGAGAAAGGGGAATATAAGAATGATTACAAAATAGGACGATGGTCACGTTACGACATAAACGGAAAGTTGGAGAAAGAATGGGATGAATAA